From the Solanum lycopersicum chromosome 10, SLM_r2.1 genome, one window contains:
- the LOC138338718 gene encoding protein PXR1-like has protein sequence MEENLDDDDVQIGYIMTRVGILRNTQEAVASYIDFVKRNLADESSFVVAAKVPDIQRKPATTVSLKERAGDTDVVFDSTVAHADIEEGEAYDKQIKPLPDLEKTSGAEKGPNVGATNTNKEKRKPKYPKVFDPTNPKSEKNEKEKKAKKEKEKEKKAKEKKAKEEKDKKAKEEEEKEKKEKKAKQEKEKENEKEKEKKEKEEEDKEKKEKLQNRRRRREGE, from the exons ATGGAAGAGAATTTAGATGATGACGATGTTCAAATTGGATATATTATGACACGAGTTGGA ATTCTAAGGAACACCCAAGAGGCCGTTGCATCTTATATTGATTTTGTCAAAAGAAATTTGGCCGATGAGTCTTCATTTGTGGTGGCA GCGAAAGTACCTGACATTCAACGCAAGCCTGCTACTACTGTCTCTCTCAAGGAACGGGCTGGAGATACCGATGTTGTGTTTGATTCC ACTGTAGCCCATGCTGACATTGAGGAAGGAGAAGCTTATGATAAGCAAATAAAACCACTACCTGATTTGGAGAAAACTTCTGGTGCCGAGAAAGGTCCAAATGTCGGTGCCACTAAcacaaacaaagagaaaagaaagCCAAAATACCCAAAGGTCTTTGACCCAACTAATCCAAAGAG TGAGAAGAAcgaaaaggagaagaaggcaaagaaggagaaggagaaggagaagaaggctaaggagaagaaggcaaaggaggagaaggacaagaaggcaaaggaggaggaggagaaggagaagaaggagaaaaaggCAAAAcaagagaaggagaaggagaatgagaaggaaaaagagaagaaggaaaaggaggaggaggataaggagaagaaggagaagcTGCAAAacaggagaaggagaagagaaggagaataa
- the LOC104645346 gene encoding uncharacterized protein: MTSNLAESVNAMFDVVREFLIVALFEEISRRFALLFHQRRMELVHYANKFVPSIEKDISEYVNVGNKLLAHQIANYKFSVTGHGDVANMDLQRRTCTCRIFDLDKIPCPHAMTAIRCQHGADFGNQIYLYSSPYYSVEKYIMAYCQEIHPVPNEV; the protein is encoded by the coding sequence ATGACATCAAACCTCGCGGAATCGGTGAATGCTATGTTTGATGTTGTAAGAGAATTTCTCATTGTCGCTCTATTTGAGGAAATAAGCAGAAGATTTGCATTGTTATTTCACCAAAGGCGTATGGAACTGGTGCACTACGCAAATAAATTTGTTCCTTCAATTGAAAAAGACATATCAGAGTATGTCAACGTGGGCAACAAGTTGTTGGCCCATCAAATCGCTAACTACAAGTTCAGTGTCACTGGGCATGGAGATGTTGCTAATATGGATCTACAAAGAAGAACTTGTACTTGTAGAATTTTTGATTTGGACAAAATACCTTGTCCACATGCCATGACAGCGATTCGATGCCAACATGGTGCCGATTTTGGAAATCAGATTTACCTGTACTCCTCTCCATATTATTCAgtggaaaaatacataatggCATATTGTCAAGAAATTCACCCGGTGCCAAATGAAGTGTAA